Sequence from the Diadema setosum chromosome 18, eeDiaSeto1, whole genome shotgun sequence genome:
ACGAAATGTTGATATCACGTAAGAAAACAGCCGGTCCTGACAACTTccttataacaggagtgcactctATTCAAATTCTctgaagaatgaaatgaaaattctgcACGTAACACAGAACAATTAACCAATAACACTTGATCTTTGATCTGATCCTGATTAAGAGATTGATAGCACTTTATCTTTTGTAGCACTCTACACTGAAATTAGATATtaattattttgcaaatgttaagaataaaacatgaaacatACTTACGAAGCTTGTGATGGAACAGCACTTTGTCCTTGAGAGTCAAATTGAAATTATAGAGAAAGATAAAAGCATAAACATATTTTTTAGCACTTGAAACAGGTTCATGCACTTTTTTCTTCGAAGGTGGCTTATATTTATTTTGTGGTCTCATTTTaaaagtaatatgaaatataatttaCAATAAACGATTATAAAGATGAGGGTTGTAAGTCACAAATGTCCCTTTCCTTTCACAAATATAGGAAGTATTTCATTAGCTGCTTCTAGATGTCTGGCATTAACAAAAAGACAGCTGATGAAAGGGGCATTACAGTTTGGTGAAAGTGGACCTTTTTTATATTAAGTGGTCATTTGTATCAACATAGTCCACTACTTCTGTCCACTGCAAATGGAAACCTTTACAATTGCAGCagttgtacataatatatatatatatatatatatatatatatatacatatatatatatacgtatatacacacattgtCTGCAAATGCAGCCATCGTTTAACCCCATGTCAAAGCTATGTATGAAGTTCCAAGTGAGTGTGGCATGTTAGATTCAGGATGGCAATAGAAATTACACTGCAGGTCAATGTGTCTACTGTTTGGATTGTTTGGAATAGATAACGATACCAGAATGTTCAAGTACAGACATGTTATCAAAAAGCAATCAACTGTGTCGGGCAATCTAAACCTCCGTAATCATATATGTTACTTTAGGTAAATTTTGTCATAAAGTTGGTGCAAACAGAAGGACTTACAATGGACTCCTGTTAAAATGAAGTctttgggaccggcagttttcttttgttatattgcaATTAcgttataaacaaacaaataaacaataaaaacatagagCCAATAATGTTGTGgattgaatgtttgttttattgtaaccagaatttcaatataaccatgttcgttataacaggaatGCACTGTATTTGAAAGGACTAAAAATTCCTGGTTACAGTGCACTGCCATTATTAACTGACATGGttatgtggaaatttttgtcacaggagagtaaaaattcatgtcccaaaattatcatctatatctctttatatactttattatTTGATTCAAgtgaacaaaattttgattcaaCAGTCcggaggactttgttataatgggagttgcatacagtgcactccaatTTTAATGAACACGGTTGtgacgaaattccggttacaacaaagtaaaattcaatccccaacattatccactctatatttttattgtttatttgttcggttatatcAAAATTACGCTATAaccaaaacaaagaacaaaaaactgttggtcccaaggactttgttataatgggagtccaatgtattacatgtatctaTTCAGATAACAATGCTACTAAAAGGCACATCATTCTTCATAATGGTTCTCATTGTGAAATAACGACTACACAAGGAGGACATACCAGCATCATCTTCTTCTGGAAAATGGTCGTCCACCAAACCTTGAAATCCTTGTTCAACCAGAACCTGCTTAAGTTTTGCAATCTGTTCTTTCCTTGGCGTCTTCATCTTCCAGGCAAGAAGCATGTTTCTTGTCCCCTTACAGCTCACATTCCCATCTGATCTGTTTGTCTTCACATACCCTTGGATTTGTCCCTGTCTGAATCCTAGAGCTGACCCTAATTTGGGGAGATTCTCATGGTCGGCAATATCTTCTGCTATATCATAGAGCTTCTCATCGCTGATGCCAGCCATGATTCACAGAAAGTTTTCCtgcaaaaatattcagaaatatGAATATCATAAATCTTTAAAAGTagagtcaaacctgccttattGGACACCTGTCTACAGTCGCCACCTGCCGTATGCAACCAGTAAATGAATTCCCTCCGAAAGAGAAAGGCCACGTTAGAgaccctgtctatagcggtgacacaacatttgctcctgcaacaattgctccggtcttattttctccaaggacttagggttagggttagggttgtgatagggttttaggtttagtttgatgtgaggattaggattagggttagggttatatttgtgggtagaatttatgtttggctaagcgtgcagatatttcatgagagcaaaTGTCGCGGGAGCAAATGTCTATAGCAGCTAcctttttcatctcccttgggtaattgctatagacaggtttacTGTATTATACTTTCATCTTGCACATCCATCAAATAGGCATAAAGAACAATAATGAAATAGAATATAGGCAATTAGAATATGTCAATTATTTCTTACAAGAATCCTGACACGTTGATAAACTTGATAAACTTAACACAAGCTTGCAACAgtgaaaaatatacattgtacatgcattcAATGTGATCACATCAAAGGACAACTACATTTgtacatcttttctttttaaatactgtaaaacatgatatattcgtggcacgaaattttcgcgaattggagccgacggcctttttcgtggcatgaaattttcgcgaatggccactggcattcaatgcagtATGTCGTGTAAACAAGAAATATTacgtgcatttaaatttcgcaaatcttggcgctcgcaaaattcgtgaaattaaaatgcacgcgaacattcctcgttttacagtacaggTAATAATGACTTGAATGGAATGTAGCATCAGTATATACAGGAAAAACAGTTAAATGCATTCATTTTGTAACGGTATAACTATATTAGAATTGCACTACACCGTAAGACATAGTATTGCCTAATGTTTGTACCACGGAGATGCCAACTTCTTCacatttggaaaaaaacaacaacagacagatatacttttttaaaaaaatctgatttcagagAGGAGAATCAGATTTTTATGAAATCTTGACACCACCACTAGCCTGTTGATCCTAGGCCAGTGAACTCATGAAATCTTGACACCACCACTAGCCTGTTGATCCTAGGCCAGTGAACTCATGAAATCTTGACACCACCACTAGCCTGTTGATCCTGGGCCAGTGAaatgccaggaaaaaaaaaaaaagttttcctgGTAAGAATGGGCAGGTAGAATGTTGCTACTTTATCAACATTGATGAGAAAACTGTAAAGCATCTGCATACTTCCCGCCCATTTAGGCTCATCATTCAACATTTTTGTATGGGCTGCAGGAATTTAGTAGTACATCTGTCTATGATGATGCCGTTTTTTGCAGTATACAGAGTATATCagcttcattttgtttattttcatttgaaagaTAAAAAGTTGTATTTTCAAGAGGCAATATCATATTTCACTGTTTATTGTACTGAATACTATAAAAAATCATATTGGTTGGCATCTCTAGTACCATAAAGTTGATGTTTTTGGCGAGTGATGGGGTGAGTGAGTCTGACCATAACAAGAGTGTGAATTAAAACAAGCATGAAGGACATGGAAAACTcctatcagaaaaaaaaaaaaaaatatccacacATGTAATGTTGCCTCTGCATTATACAGTGAGTAGATGTCTTCCAGTGATTTAAAAACATACAACCAAATTACCACTAAATGTGAGCAATACCCCCATACCACTTTATGACTTTATATTCAGGAAATGAACATGAAATAATCTTAAAGTTCTGGCTGAAGTCTCTCGGACAGATTGGGATTACAACCTCAGGCTTTATGTGTGGTGCTATAACCATAGGATTGTTGGGAATGTAGTTCTAACAAAGatgtttttctctctgtcttttcaCTGAACATGAACTCAAACTTTAAATCAATTACTGAGCAGTTTTGTTGAATTATCCATCTTCACTGCCTCACCCCCATATGGTCTAAAACCAATTTAATATTGTATACTAAAACCAATTTAATATTGTATAAAACTAAAGTAAAAGTCAAATTATAAGTTCGAATAATATGGGGCAGTGTAAATGTAATAATCTTGAAACACAAAGTAACATGAAATTTGAACATAGCGTAAATCTGCAGTGTGAGCTGCAGCTCATCTGCTCATAAATGATTATTTAAGCAAAAGCCTGTTTATTCAACTATGACTATACAGTGAATGTAGGGGGCTAATTTTGTGTGAAGTACATGCAGCACAGTTGCAAAGGCAGACACTGCATTTAGCAGGCACACGGTGTACacaatagatacatgtacaatgctcAATACCCTCCTTGTGTAGACAGGATTGAGTGCACTAACAAAAAGCTAAACAGAGTCTTTCAAGCTTGACATGGCAATTGAATTAGTACAACCTGTAAACAGCTTCCAAGCACAGCACTGGATAATGTACACTGCAGATCAGAGAAGCACGaaagaactacatgtacattgtattccacCTTCCTGGTATAGATTACACAGACTTCTAGTACTTTGTACTACCATCAATAtactttatatttatttatctatttcagCATATTTTAACCGGATAACAAAATCGGCAGGTGAGTGCTGTTTTTTCAAGGTCCTAGCTGTACAAGCCACTACATTACATACCAgtacatataaaaaacaaaaaacaaaaaaacaaagtatgaaGGACAGTTGAAATCAGTCATAGCTGGATGTAGTAggaaatgacaaaataatataataaaaaagttGTATAAAAACAGCAATTAAAAATGGTATATATACCCAATCAAACCGTTAGTGTATAATATGAGCTAAAAACTCATTCCTGCAGGAGCTTGAATTCACAAGCCCACAGTAACAGAAAAGCAAAATTAGGTGCCTATGATGACAAGAGTCGACAATGGATAGATTACAAACAGTTTCATGCCCATTAAACTCGAATGATAAAAAGCTCAACTGCCAGATGTATTAAACATTAGCTGGCCGCATTGCCCTGAAAAAGTACACTTGATCAAGCTGTTTTTGCCAAGAATATTCAATATTTGGCTTCAAATGTCACGccccattttcatttttaaaaatatatcaaaagcTGTGATAGCATCTCTACCATGTCCCAGCTGTCTCCGCGGTTCGAGGCGCTTGCACGATCTCCGCAAAGTTGAATTTATATCAGAAAATCAGTTTAGAAAATTTGATGCTCACTTACCTACTATCGTTTTAGGCGGTTTTTCTTGGAAATAGTCCGTATTTGTCCTGAACTGACTTCGTAGCTGATCAAGTTGAGCGCGCACACGATAGGGCCCGTTAGGTCCtgcagtacagtgtatactaAACATGAGGTCACATTGCTCAACGGCAGCTCGTTCTGGGAATCCCCAAACAAACTGCTTTGGAGCTTCCGTTGCGCCGCTTCCGGCCCCCGATG
This genomic interval carries:
- the LOC140241595 gene encoding uncharacterized protein, encoding MAGISDEKLYDIAEDIADHENLPKLGSALGFRQGQIQGYVKTNRSDGNVSCKGTRNMLLAWKMKTPRKEQIAKLKQVLVEQGFQGLVDDHFPEEDDAGQSAVPSQASSQSSSTRVNDKQLLTLSKILSPQKFMEMGIQLEIRHPELEVIQQKNQMNMQDAILEMLHKWLNKTGGPRATLEQALRDADCEGLITQF